A single window of Opisthocomus hoazin isolate bOpiHoa1 chromosome 5, bOpiHoa1.hap1, whole genome shotgun sequence DNA harbors:
- the STBD1 gene encoding starch-binding domain-containing protein 1 isoform X1: MARDSGPPVLRQPAAAPRFPAAAPRFPAAEAHGWGWLGAGLWPALVVGLLAALVAWLWYGGGDGRGEEGGEAAAARLRGGEGRGEAAAAAVSFLEDLLVSGERVLLEAKAPALSSPQKAAEDLAPIPKKELNHVQSGGVSEEPLETEQLLPKQGASDSRERPADTHGSQAGELRPQRGQAGDRWCVMNLAAASDDVCKDRSEEQPCQPAESRDLDHEEWEVVSEHLAWGEAGRSGSMEDSDSKEWEQGDCPDGDLKAKRVAAVPPMFQNIHVTFRIHYVTHSDAQLIGVTGDHECLGQWHSYVPLKYDKDGFWSESISLPVDTKVEWKFILVENGKVRQWEECGNRTLMTEHEDQIVHRWWGYH, encoded by the exons ATGGCTCGCGACAGCGGCCCGCCCGTGCTgcggcagcccgccgccgcgccgcgcttccccgccgccgcgccgcgcttccccgccgccgaggcccacggctggggctggctgggagcggggctgtggcCGGCGCTGGTGGTGGGGCTGCTGGCCGCCCTGGTCGCCTGGCTCTGGTACGGCGGCGGTGACGGGCGAGGCGAGGagggcggcgaggcggcggcggcccgacTGCGGGGCGGCGAGGGGCGAGGCGAGGCAGCGGCGGCCGCAG TGTCATTTTTAGAGGATCTTCTGGTGAGCGGTGAGcgagtgctgctggaggccaagGCTCCTGCCCTGTCCAGCCCGCAGAAGGCAGCGGAGGATCTGGCGCCTATACCAAAGAAAGAGCTTAACCATGTTCAGAGTGGTGGAGTTTCTGAGGAACCTCTGGAGACGGAGCAGCTGCTCCCAAAGCAGGGTGCCAGTGACTCCAGGGAGCGTCCAGCTGATACACATGGCAGCCAGGCAGGCGAGCTGAGACCCCAGAGGGGGCAGGCAGGTGACAGGTGGTGCGTGATGAACCTGGCAGCAGCCTCTGATGATGTTTGCAAGGACAGAAGTGAGGAGCAGCCATGTCAGCCAGCTGAGAGTAGGGACTTGGACCACGAAGAATGGGAAGTTGTTTCTGAGCACCTGGCCTGGGGGGAGGCTGGCAGGAGCGGCAGCATGGAAGACTCTGACAGCAAGGAATGGGAACAAGGAGACTGCCCCGATGGGGACCTCAAAGCAAAGAGAGTTGCAGCTGTGCCCCCCATGTTTCAAAACATCCACGTGACTTTCCGCATACACTACGTCACGCACTCGGACGCTCAGCTGATTGGTGTTACTGGTGACCATGAATGTCTTGGCCAGTGGCATAGCTATGTTCCCCTCAAGTACGACAAGGATGGCTTCTGGTCTGAATCCATTAGTCTGCCGGTAGACACCAAAGTAGAGTGGAAATTTATCTTGGTGGAGAATGGCAAGGTCAGACAGTGGGAAGAATGCGGTAATAGGACCCTGATGACTGAACATGAAGATCAAATTGTTCATCGGTGGTGGGGATACCATTAA
- the STBD1 gene encoding starch-binding domain-containing protein 1 isoform X2: protein MARDSGPPVLRQPAAAPRFPAAAPRFPAAEAHGWGWLGAGLWPALVVGLLAALVAWLWYGGGDGRGEEGGEAAAARLRGGEGRGEAAAAAEDLLVSGERVLLEAKAPALSSPQKAAEDLAPIPKKELNHVQSGGVSEEPLETEQLLPKQGASDSRERPADTHGSQAGELRPQRGQAGDRWCVMNLAAASDDVCKDRSEEQPCQPAESRDLDHEEWEVVSEHLAWGEAGRSGSMEDSDSKEWEQGDCPDGDLKAKRVAAVPPMFQNIHVTFRIHYVTHSDAQLIGVTGDHECLGQWHSYVPLKYDKDGFWSESISLPVDTKVEWKFILVENGKVRQWEECGNRTLMTEHEDQIVHRWWGYH from the exons ATGGCTCGCGACAGCGGCCCGCCCGTGCTgcggcagcccgccgccgcgccgcgcttccccgccgccgcgccgcgcttccccgccgccgaggcccacggctggggctggctgggagcggggctgtggcCGGCGCTGGTGGTGGGGCTGCTGGCCGCCCTGGTCGCCTGGCTCTGGTACGGCGGCGGTGACGGGCGAGGCGAGGagggcggcgaggcggcggcggcccgacTGCGGGGCGGCGAGGGGCGAGGCGAGGCAGCGGCGGCCGCAG AGGATCTTCTGGTGAGCGGTGAGcgagtgctgctggaggccaagGCTCCTGCCCTGTCCAGCCCGCAGAAGGCAGCGGAGGATCTGGCGCCTATACCAAAGAAAGAGCTTAACCATGTTCAGAGTGGTGGAGTTTCTGAGGAACCTCTGGAGACGGAGCAGCTGCTCCCAAAGCAGGGTGCCAGTGACTCCAGGGAGCGTCCAGCTGATACACATGGCAGCCAGGCAGGCGAGCTGAGACCCCAGAGGGGGCAGGCAGGTGACAGGTGGTGCGTGATGAACCTGGCAGCAGCCTCTGATGATGTTTGCAAGGACAGAAGTGAGGAGCAGCCATGTCAGCCAGCTGAGAGTAGGGACTTGGACCACGAAGAATGGGAAGTTGTTTCTGAGCACCTGGCCTGGGGGGAGGCTGGCAGGAGCGGCAGCATGGAAGACTCTGACAGCAAGGAATGGGAACAAGGAGACTGCCCCGATGGGGACCTCAAAGCAAAGAGAGTTGCAGCTGTGCCCCCCATGTTTCAAAACATCCACGTGACTTTCCGCATACACTACGTCACGCACTCGGACGCTCAGCTGATTGGTGTTACTGGTGACCATGAATGTCTTGGCCAGTGGCATAGCTATGTTCCCCTCAAGTACGACAAGGATGGCTTCTGGTCTGAATCCATTAGTCTGCCGGTAGACACCAAAGTAGAGTGGAAATTTATCTTGGTGGAGAATGGCAAGGTCAGACAGTGGGAAGAATGCGGTAATAGGACCCTGATGACTGAACATGAAGATCAAATTGTTCATCGGTGGTGGGGATACCATTAA